The Candidatus Hinthialibacter antarcticus genome includes the window TTGAAAATTTGTTATCGCTTGATATTGAATCGGTGCGAAAACAAGCGAAGCGCATGTTGATCAAACGGGCTTTGCATGTCGCTCGTGATGACCGCAATTTTGTGCTTGCCTCCGGCCAGCCGTCAAAATACTTTGTCGACGGAAAACGAGTTACCATGCGGGCGGACGGTTTGGCGATTCTCTCGCGTCTGGTGTGGGAAGAGATTCGGGATTTAGACATTGACGCTATTGGCGGCCCAACCCTTGGGGCCGATCCACTGGCGGCGGGCGTGTCGATGATGAGCTACATGGCGGGCCGCCCCATCGACTTTTTCGTTGTCCGCAAAGAACGGCAACAGCATGGACTCGGGCGACGGATTGAGGGCGCGGATATCGCGAACAAACGGATCGCCTTGCTTGAAGACGTGATTACCACTGGCGCGTCGTTGCTCAGCGTCATTCAGGCCGTCCGTGAACAGGACGCGGAGGTGAAGAAGATTGTTGCTGTGGTGTGTCGTCAAGATACCGCTGCGGAAACCTTCGCCAAAGGCAATATGGAATATACGTCTTTGTTCTCTCTTTCCGAATTACTCGACGCCGCCCTCTAAGCCAATGCGGCGCCTTTCCCTATAATCAAGAAAACCTTTGAGTGAGGGAACTGCTATGTCGTTGCCTGTCCATATTTGCGATGTTAAGACATCCTATGAAGATCACGCCTACCGCGCACCGTTAAAATTCGGCGGCATCGTGACTGACAAAGTGACGCTTTTGAATGTGGTTGTCCGTGTTGAGGACGCGCAGGGGCGCAGCGCGCAAGGCTTTGGCTCGATGCCGTTAGGCAACGTGTGGTCGTTCCCGTCGAAAGTGCATAGTTACGATGAAACCTTGGCGGCAATGAAAGCGCTTGCTGACGCAATTCAGTCCATCACAAATTCGTGCAGTGAAAGCGGTCATCCGGTTGAACTCAGCGCGATGTTAGAACCGCACTATCTCAAAGCCGCTGAACAAGTATCCAACCAACTCCAACTCAAAGAGCCGATCCCGAAACTATGCGCACTGGTGGTCGCTTGCACATTTGATGCGGCGATCCATGACGCTTATGGAAAATTGCACGGCGTCAGTTCGTATGCCGCGTTGGGCGGAGAATTTCTCACTAGCGATCTAAGCGAATTTTTGGATGAGCGCTTCAAGGGCGAGTCGCTGCAGCAATACGTTTCGCCTGAGCCGAAGCCGCGCATGCCCTTATATCATTTGGTGGGTGCGGTGGACCCGTTGGAAGAGTGCGATATTGCCAAACGCCTCAATGACGGGATGCCCGAAACGCTGCCGGAGTGGATTCGCCATGATGGATTAACGCATTTGAAAATCAAATTGAATGGCGACAACCTCGATTGGGATGTTGAGCGCGTCGCCCGCGTTGACCAAATTACGGAAGAAACCCAACGTGAACAGGGCGTAGACGACTGGGTCTATTCGCTCGATTTTAACGAGCGTTGTGAAAGCGTTGATTATTTGCTGGCGTTTCTGGCGAAGATCGAAGAACGCGCCCCCCGCGCCATGCAACGCGCGCAATATATCGAGCAGCCCACCGCGCGCGATTTGAAAGCGCATCCTGAAAATAAAATGCACAAGGCGGCGGCGATTAAGCCCGTCGTGATTGATGAGTCGCTGGTCGATTATGAAACCTTGCTGCTGGCGCGTGAACAAGGCTACACCGGCGTCGCGTTAAAAGCGTGTAAGGGAATCTCGCAGGCGTTATTGATGGGCGCGGCGGCGCAGAAGTTTGATATGTTTTTATGCGTACAAGACCTGACATGCCCCGGCGCGTCGTTCTTGCTTTCCGCCGGGTTGGCCGCGCACGTCCCGCCGGTCGCGGCGATAGAAGGCAATGCGCGCCAGTACGTCCCCGGCGCCAACCACGGCTGGGCGGACCGCTATCCAACAGTGTTCACGGTTGCGGGCGGCAGTATTGATACATCAAGCATCAATGGCCCCGGCTTGGGAGTCGAACCGCTTTCGTCATGAGTGAAAACTTGAATGCGCCGCCTTGGTCGGCGAATTTTCAGATCATTGATGCTATGTATCCTGGAATCGCTCAGGCAATACGCGACGTTGACGCGGCGTCGACGTGCGGCGCGGATGCGTTGTCGGCTCACGCAAACCGCGAGATCGAAGCGCAATGGTCGGACGACGTCGATTTGTTTATCGTTTTTCGCTTTTCTCTGGGGACGCTCGCCCAACAATTATTTGACAAAATCAATTTGCATGAAGCGGGCGATTTGCGCGGGCGCCGCCTGTTGTTAATGGATGACGACCCGCAGCGGTTTCGGTGGGGGATGGAGAATAACGACTGGACGTTAATGCTTGAGTCTGACCGTTGTTTGTTTCATTTGTGCGACCCTGAGTTTCATCAACTCAACCGCCTGATTGGAAAATATCGCCACCTGACTCAAGTCAATTATGCGTTGCTCAATGCTGACCCTGGCTCTCCCGCGCAATCGCTGTCTATTATTCGCGAGCGTTTTGATATCACGCGGGATGACACAAAAGAGCGAATTGATGGAGCGGTGAGGGAATTACAGGGCGTTGCGGCGCCGCCGTTTCCGAAGACGGTGCGGTTTTTTGTTCCCGGTCACAACATGCTTCAGGATGCTTGCGTTCGTTCGATGAAGGCGATGGGCTATGGCGTTGAGCGCTTGCAGTGGCAGAACCCGTTGTATCGCTTTATCCGCTCGTACGCCTGGTTGAATCCCGTACTCGAAGAAAAAATTGATACGGCGGTTTTTTTGAATGCGACGCCGAAATCCTTTAATCAAAATGGCCTCTTCGAACGTCTGCCCCTCAAGGCATTGTCGTGGTTTGTTGACAATCCAAGGCGATACGTAAAAAGCGCAGATGATTTTCGTGGATGCGACGCCGTCGGCGTGTTTGACGCGACGTATATCCCGTATGTAAAAGAACGGACAGGCGCTCCGGTTGTTGAAGCGCGCACCGGGCATAGCGTCAATCATGCGCTGGCGAAAGTCGATGAAGCGTTTCAAGCCATCGACGTCGCCTTCGTGGGTGAATTGGGGGCGCGCGGTTTTTCGCCGTATGAAAGGGCGTTTGCGGTCACGCAACCCGAGAGGCTGCAGCAGGTGAACGAGTTGCTGCGTCAACATGACGTCTCACAATTGACCGACTGGAACCCACTGGCGGAAGCGTTGTTCGCGCAATTTGGCGAGCCTTATTTTGGAACCTGGGTCGAGTTTCTCGAAAACAAAGCCACGGCGGTGCGGCGGCGGTATTTTCTCGAAGCGGCGCGTCCGTATGGATTGACGATTTTCGGCGACGAAGATTGGGCGATGCCGGAATTCGCCGGGACGTTAGTCGATTATTTCGCCGGACGCCGGATAGATTACCATACGGAATTGCCGCGATTATACGCCTCAGCGAAAATCAACATCAATATCTTTCACGCGCAATGTCTCAAGGGGCTGAACCCCCGCGTCTATGACGTT containing:
- a CDS encoding glycosyltransferase, translating into MSENLNAPPWSANFQIIDAMYPGIAQAIRDVDAASTCGADALSAHANREIEAQWSDDVDLFIVFRFSLGTLAQQLFDKINLHEAGDLRGRRLLLMDDDPQRFRWGMENNDWTLMLESDRCLFHLCDPEFHQLNRLIGKYRHLTQVNYALLNADPGSPAQSLSIIRERFDITRDDTKERIDGAVRELQGVAAPPFPKTVRFFVPGHNMLQDACVRSMKAMGYGVERLQWQNPLYRFIRSYAWLNPVLEEKIDTAVFLNATPKSFNQNGLFERLPLKALSWFVDNPRRYVKSADDFRGCDAVGVFDATYIPYVKERTGAPVVEARTGHSVNHALAKVDEAFQAIDVAFVGELGARGFSPYERAFAVTQPERLQQVNELLRQHDVSQLTDWNPLAEALFAQFGEPYFGTWVEFLENKATAVRRRYFLEAARPYGLTIFGDEDWAMPEFAGTLVDYFAGRRIDYHTELPRLYASAKININIFHAQCLKGLNPRVYDVLACGGFLLTQYNPGIENEFEIGRDLDVFHTREDLKEKIEYYLDRPEERAAIAHCGQVHSLAKCGYSVRIQTLLNALSFVSGDLDGYLCG
- a CDS encoding enolase C-terminal domain-like protein; protein product: MSLPVHICDVKTSYEDHAYRAPLKFGGIVTDKVTLLNVVVRVEDAQGRSAQGFGSMPLGNVWSFPSKVHSYDETLAAMKALADAIQSITNSCSESGHPVELSAMLEPHYLKAAEQVSNQLQLKEPIPKLCALVVACTFDAAIHDAYGKLHGVSSYAALGGEFLTSDLSEFLDERFKGESLQQYVSPEPKPRMPLYHLVGAVDPLEECDIAKRLNDGMPETLPEWIRHDGLTHLKIKLNGDNLDWDVERVARVDQITEETQREQGVDDWVYSLDFNERCESVDYLLAFLAKIEERAPRAMQRAQYIEQPTARDLKAHPENKMHKAAAIKPVVIDESLVDYETLLLAREQGYTGVALKACKGISQALLMGAAAQKFDMFLCVQDLTCPGASFLLSAGLAAHVPPVAAIEGNARQYVPGANHGWADRYPTVFTVAGGSIDTSSINGPGLGVEPLSS
- the pyrE gene encoding orotate phosphoribosyltransferase, translated to MNAESQAFSTSRIENLLSLDIESVRKQAKRMLIKRALHVARDDRNFVLASGQPSKYFVDGKRVTMRADGLAILSRLVWEEIRDLDIDAIGGPTLGADPLAAGVSMMSYMAGRPIDFFVVRKERQQHGLGRRIEGADIANKRIALLEDVITTGASLLSVIQAVREQDAEVKKIVAVVCRQDTAAETFAKGNMEYTSLFSLSELLDAAL